AAAAGTACCACTGGGAACAACACACCCCAGAGAGCAGGAAATAAATCCAACAGGCTGgacaataacaacaaaacaaaacaacgaCTAAAACATCACCAGagacagaaaaacaaaacaaatctacCAACTCGATGAGAGCTAGTTTCTATTTTGTAAAGCACAGAGTCTCTGCTACTCTTCTAAAAAACCAATAGCCCCATCTAAGATGATTTTTGGATGCTGCTGGATTCTTTCAAAGTAGAATTTATTCCTTGCGTTCCATATTGCCCAAGACACCATACCCATTGTATTAACTCTAGTTGTGGGAGCTTCTCAACCAGCAATTGGAATAAATGGAAGAACTCGCAAGCCTCATTTGAGCACTTCTGAAGCAATTggaatatatgtttttttctcATGTTTAGAACTCTTGATTctaaaagaatagaaaattgATCACGCAAATATAAATGAAAGTTAAAATGTAAAACTCCGTATTGTCTTACAGAGAATCCAAAAGAATAAAGCCAAGAAATGAAGATTATTTCACTTATCGTTGACATTGGAGGACACTTGGTGGTGCCAATCAGAAAACATTTTTGCTATCTAAGTTGCTACAATAGCAATATCAAGAATCTCAAAGATCAATTTCAGAAGCTGGGTGACAAGAGAGCTGGGGTGCAAATAGAAATTGATGTAGCAAAACAGAACGGAAAGGTAATTGCACCTGAGGTTGAGAGCTGGGTAGAAAAGGTAGACAACATTAGTGAAGGTCTGCAGAGATTCCTTGAAGAAGATGTCAAGGTGAATGCGATGTGCTTGGATGGATGGTGTCCCAATTTGAAGTCACGTTATTTCTTGAGTAGGAAAGCTAAGAAGAAGACTTTGGAAATTGATGGGCTTTTAAGGGATGGACAATTTGATAAAGTGTCCTATCCTCCTCCACCACCGAGAATAGCAACTTCATCCAAGGAAGGTTTTAAGGTTTTTGAATCAAGAATCCCAGTTATGAAAGAAGTTTTGACTGCTTTAAGGGATGACAAGATCAACATGATTGCCATTTGCGGGATTGAGGGGATTGGAAAGACAACAATGGCAAAAGAGGTAGCAAAAAGAGCCAAAGATGATAACTTATTTGATGAAGTTGTGATGGTAGTAGTGTCCCGTAAAAAAGACTTGAGCAAGATTGAAGATCAAATTGCAATGATGCGACGTTGGGAAATTAACTTTGAGAATGTCCTTGTAATACTAGATAATGTTTTGGAAGAACTTAATCTAAAGGACGTAGGAATTCCTTATAAAGTTGAACTCAATAGTTGCAAAATCTTGTTAACATCAAGAAGTGAAGAAGTCTGCAATCAAATGAAATCTCATAAGATTGTTAGAATTGAAGCCTTAACTGAAGAAGAAGCATGGAGCATTTTCAAAGAGATGGCAGGTAATTGTATAGATACTCCCAATCTACATCCAATAGCAGAAAAGGTTGCGAAGGAATGTAAAGGCATACCCATTGCTATAGTTACTGTTGGAAGAGCTCTagaaaacaagagaaagaaTGAGTGGGTTGCTGCACTTCAACAGCTTAGAAAgtctatctcaaaaaataattcaGGTTTGGATTCAACTGTCTATTCTAGCATAGAGCTCAGTTACAATTTTCTAGCAAGTGATGAAACCAAGTCATGCTTTTTGCTTTGCTGTTTATTTCTAGAAGATTATGATATTCCCATTGAATATTTAGTCAGATTTGGAGTGGGACAAATGTTGTTTGCAAAGATTGATAAGGTGGCAGAAGCAAGAAATAGTCCATGCAATGATTGATAATCTTAGAAGATCATCTCTTTTGTTGGATAGCGATGAAGAAGAATGTGTGAAAATGCATGATGTTGTAGGGGGTGTTGCCATATCAATTGCTAATGAACATGTTTGTTGGGAAGAATGGACAGAGAAAGATACATATGAACATTCTGCTGCGATTTTGATTGTATCTCGAGAATTGAAAAATCATCCTGATGGCTTGGAGTGTctaaaacttgagcttcttcaACTACCATGTGGCAAAGATGCTACTAGACAAAAGCTCCCAACCAATCTATTTAAAGGGATGATGGGATTAAAGGTTTTGGCTATGCAAGGTATGTCTTTTTCCATCACTACCACAATCCATACAGGTCCTTCAGAACCTTCAGACATTGCTTCTGGAGTATTGTGAGATAAAAGATGTGTCAGCAATTGGAGCACTTGGGAAACTAGAAATGCTTAGCTTTCTTGGTTTTGAAATCAAGGAGTTGCTAGGAGAAATAGGAAATTTGAGTCATTTAAAGTTGTTAGATCTGTCACAATGCTCTGCTCTTCGACACATTCCACCTGGTCTACTATCAAGTTTATCTAGACTAGAAGAGTTGTACATGGGAAATGACTTTGTGCATTGGGAACCAACGAAAGGCAATAGAGAGGGAGCCAATGCAAGCCTTGTTGAACTAAGGTCATTCTCCAATTCTTTGATGGTTTTACGTCTTCATATTCTAAACATCAAGTTATTGCCAAAAGATTTGCActtcaaaaatcaaatgataaaatttCAGATATATGCATGTAAGGATCCATTTATGCATTGGAGTTTTACCACCGATTCTACTTTCTGGAATAGAActtagtatatatttaaaaacagTTTGGCACTTCATGGATTTGTTGCAAGTGATATTGCGGAGAGTCGGATACCTCGTCTACTGTTACAgaaatctaaaattatattgttgAGAGAAATAAAAGATTTCAAAAACATTCTCTTCAAGTTAGACAGAGAGGGTTTTCCACGCTTGGAGGTTCTAAGCATTTCAAACAATGAAGATGTAGAATACTTAATTGATGCCACATCATATCAGACTCCTCGTGTCGCCTTCCCTATCTTGGAGTCATTGGATCTCGAGAAATTGCCTAATTTAAAAGAGATATATCATAGCCAAATCCCACAGAGATCCTTTAGTGGTACACACTCTTAGCTTGCTTGTTTTGACAAACTAAGATCAATTACGCTCAGCTATTGCAAATGTTTGAAAAATGTCTTTTCATTGTCCATAGCAAAAGGTTTGGTTCAACTCCaacggttatatatatatatatatatatagatgtgatGACATGGAAGAAATTTTTCACAAGGAGAAGATGAGAAGGCACTAATTGATAAGACCATGCTTCCACAATTAACGTTTATAGAGCTAGGCCCTCTACCAAGACTCATTGGCTTTTGTACAGGTGTGGTTCCTGTTAAGCTTGTCCAACCATCTATTTGAATCAGGAGGTAAAATTCTTACCCTCGctctttaaaatattaattttataaatcctTCCTTTCAAATGCTCATTGTTTTATGCTTTTACAAttgatttatcaattttttaatgttcAAAAGGTTTGCCTGGATTTGATGCTTCTTACATAAATAGTTGAAAATTGTTGATGGTACAACAATAATAAGTTAATGGATTCATCAGGTTAGAAGGATAGACACTTTTGGAAGTGACAAGATGACAAACATTCAGCAAACTACTGGATCCTTTCCTGACTCAACACCCATCTCTCATAAATTCTTTTCATCCAAGACCATTTTGTGGCAACCTAATTTAAAAGAACTTTCATTGGAGGGTTCAAATGAAAGACTAGAAGTGGTATTTGATCTTGAAGGACAGAAGGACAACAATGACCATCAGAGAATCGTAGTACTTGCTGAATTGAAAACTTTAAGAGTAAGTTATTTATCTAATTTGAGGTACGTGTGGAAGAATGTTCCACAAGAAATTCAAGGCTTTCAAAACCTAACATCAATTAATATACTTGATTGTCATAAACTGAGATATTTATTCCCACCTACTGTTGCAAAACTACTTGTGGAACTTCAAAGCATTGAAATAGGGTGGTGTGACATGATTGAAAACATTGTTCaaagagatggagaagaagaggTAGAGGATATCATCTTGTTCCCAAAACTTACTTCCTTCGATTTACGTTCTCTGCCAAATCTTATGAGTTTCTATATTGAACCTTATTCTTTTGAATGGTCATCCATCGAGAAGATAGATTTGTATGAGTGTCcgaaattcaaaacatttggGAAGCTGTAGAAAATTAGCTGGGAATTGGATTCAAAACCCCAAGACCAAGAGCCATGCCTTGAGTGCGTACCACGTGGCAAGAATGATAGTCCAATGATTGCGTCAAACCAAAGCACCACCAAGAAATTCCAAGAAAGCTCATCTGTGAATAAAGAGGTACATATCTCACAAATAACAATCTCcgccacctttttttttttttttttttttttaataatgagaaAACAACACAATGAAATTTCTAGATTTATGCACCTGTGCCAATGGAGCATGGTCATAACCTTAAGTCGATCAACAGAGTGATAAGATAAATAGACATCAACATTTTATTGCTTTTCTATTTGTTCATCCACTCTGTTTATagcatcttcttttttttgtcacaacATGTAAAATACATCTGTTCCAAAAATGGTGATGAAAAAGAAAGCACAATGTAGAAATCAAAACGGCTAATCAGAACTTCCTTTACTGTTAAGAAAACCAAAACTTCCATTACTCAAAATGTAAGAAAGAAGATAATATAGTCCTTACATTCATGTACATAAACTCCAATGTAGGAatcaaggaaaaacaaaaaatggtggggcaaaagagggggggggggggggttcatTTTATACAGACATCCTTCATTAAATATGCATGTCTGTGTGGTGCATCTTCCCCTACTAATGCCATACATGTGTTAGAAAAATGGTTAAATAACTAAATTCATCATTGcttaatagtttaaacttttgggacaagtgGTAGTATGTCATATTATCAGAACAGGTGGCCTTGTGAGTTCAagcttttgttttcttgattACAAAAGCCACAATTTTAACAAGGCTAAATTCTAATCATgccacaattaaaaaaaattaataatgtaGGGAATTTTTTGTAAAACCTACGGCCAACTGACCCTGCCTAGCAAAACTAGTTGCCAGGTAATCTAGGGGCATTCACCCATGacatactaaaaaacaaaatcacaataaaggccaaattcaaaaaataaaatagtggttcaaaattcaaaaataaaatcagaaaTAATAAATTCTGAATTAATTTTGGTGCTCCTTGCATCAAAAGACACACAATGACATTGAGATACATGTTAAGAAAAT
The sequence above is drawn from the Quercus robur chromosome 7, dhQueRobu3.1, whole genome shotgun sequence genome and encodes:
- the LOC126691256 gene encoding probable disease resistance protein At1g61310 encodes the protein MKIISLIVDIGGHLVVPIRKHFCYLSCYNSNIKNLKDQFQKLGDKRAGVQIEIDVAKQNGKVIAPEVESWVEKVDNISEGLQRFLEEDVKVNAMCLDGWCPNLKSRYFLSRKAKKKTLEIDGLLRDGQFDKVSYPPPPPRIATSSKEGFKVFESRIPVMKEVLTALRDDKINMIAICGIEGIGKTTMAKEVAKRAKDDNLFDEVVMVVVSRKKDLSKIEDQIAMMRRWEINFENVLVILDNVLEELNLKDVGIPYKVELNSCKILLTSRSEEVCNQMKSHKIVRIEALTEEEAWSIFKEMAGNCIDTPNLHPIAEKVAKECKGIPIAIVTVGRALENKRKNEWVAALQQLRKSISKNNSGLDSTVYSSIELSYNFLASDETKSCFLLCCLFLEDYDIPIEYLVRFGVGQMLFAKIDKVAEARNSPCND